One window from the genome of Helicobacter pylori encodes:
- a CDS encoding ABC transporter permease, translated as MKTEKQKFLEMRKDGANSVLILRGDWDFKTSVFRLDELKKNLLDHQGSLKMDFSGCQKVDFVFGMFLFDLVRERSLNIELCNVSENNACALKVVKDWLEKEDDLESKKAGKKYELMITKLGKSIVETYNTFLNAFNFCGMILFYFIKSVFNPKRFCITPLLYHINESGFKVLPVSILTVFIVGFAVALQGVLQLQELGAPLMSVEMTAKLALREIGPFILTLVVAGRSASSFTAQIGVMKITEELDAMKTMGFNPFEFLVLPRVLALVIVLPLLVFIADAFAILGGMFAIKYQLDLGFPSYIDRLHDTVGWNHFLVGIVKAPFWGFAIAMVGCMRGFEVKGDTESIGRLTTISVVNALFWIIFLDAIFSIIFSKLNI; from the coding sequence ATGAAGACAGAGAAACAAAAATTTTTAGAGATGCGTAAAGATGGGGCGAACTCTGTGCTGATTTTAAGAGGGGATTGGGATTTTAAAACGAGCGTGTTTCGTTTAGATGAGTTGAAAAAAAATTTATTAGATCATCAAGGGTCTTTAAAAATGGATTTTTCAGGGTGCCAAAAAGTGGATTTTGTTTTTGGCATGTTTTTATTTGATTTAGTTAGGGAGCGTTCTTTAAACATTGAATTGTGCAACGTGAGCGAGAATAACGCTTGCGCTTTGAAAGTGGTTAAAGATTGGCTTGAAAAAGAAGACGATTTGGAATCTAAAAAAGCGGGCAAAAAATACGAACTCATGATCACTAAATTGGGTAAGAGTATCGTAGAGACTTACAACACCTTTTTAAACGCGTTCAATTTTTGTGGCATGATTTTATTCTACTTTATTAAAAGCGTTTTCAACCCCAAACGCTTTTGCATCACTCCTTTGCTCTATCACATCAATGAATCCGGGTTTAAGGTTTTGCCAGTGAGTATTTTAACGGTGTTTATCGTGGGGTTTGCCGTTGCTTTACAAGGGGTTTTGCAATTACAAGAACTGGGCGCGCCTTTAATGTCGGTGGAAATGACGGCTAAACTCGCTTTAAGAGAGATCGGCCCTTTTATTTTAACCCTTGTGGTTGCTGGGAGGAGCGCGAGCAGTTTTACCGCGCAAATTGGGGTGATGAAGATCACTGAAGAATTAGACGCAATGAAAACCATGGGCTTTAACCCTTTTGAATTTTTAGTGTTGCCTAGGGTGTTAGCCTTAGTGATTGTTTTGCCTTTATTGGTGTTTATTGCCGATGCGTTCGCCATTCTTGGGGGCATGTTTGCAATTAAATACCAATTGGATTTGGGCTTCCCAAGTTATATAGACAGACTGCATGACACAGTGGGTTGGAATCATTTTTTGGTAGGGATTGTCAAAGCCCCTTTTTGGGGGTTTGCGATTGCGATGGTAGGGTGCATGCGCGGGTTTGAAGTCAAGGGGGATACTGAGAGCATTGGGCGCTTGACCACTATTAGCGTCGTGAACGCGTTGTTTTGGATCATTTTCTTAGACGCTATTTTTTCTATCATCTTTTCTAAGTTGAACATATAA
- a CDS encoding outer membrane protein produces the protein MLKRIILLGALGVLASAEESAAFVGVNYQVSMIQNQTKMVNDNGLQKPLIKFPPYAGAGFEVGYKQFFGKKKWFGMRYYGFFDYAHNRFGVMKKGIPVGDSGFIYNSFSFGGNTLTERESYQGQYYVNLFTYGVGLDTLWNFVNKENMVFGFVVGIQLAGDSWATSISKEIANYAKHHSNSSYSPANFQFLWKFGIRTHIAKHNSLELGIKVPTITHRLFSLTNEKGYTLQADVRRVYAFQISYLRDF, from the coding sequence ATGTTGAAAAGAATTATATTGTTAGGGGCTTTGGGTGTTTTAGCGAGCGCTGAAGAGAGCGCGGCTTTTGTGGGAGTCAATTACCAGGTGAGCATGATACAAAATCAGACTAAAATGGTGAATGACAACGGCTTGCAAAAGCCTTTGATAAAGTTCCCGCCTTACGCAGGAGCGGGTTTTGAAGTGGGCTATAAGCAATTTTTCGGTAAGAAAAAATGGTTTGGCATGCGTTATTATGGGTTTTTTGACTACGCGCACAACCGCTTTGGCGTGATGAAAAAGGGTATTCCGGTGGGCGATAGCGGGTTTATTTACAATAGCTTTAGTTTTGGAGGGAATACTTTAACGGAGAGGGAGTCTTATCAAGGGCAATACTATGTCAATTTATTCACTTATGGTGTAGGGTTGGATACGCTGTGGAATTTTGTGAATAAAGAAAACATGGTTTTTGGTTTTGTGGTGGGGATCCAATTAGCCGGGGATAGTTGGGCAACGAGCATCAGTAAAGAGATCGCTAATTATGCAAAACACCACAGCAATTCCAGTTATAGCCCGGCCAATTTCCAGTTTTTATGGAAATTTGGGATCCGCACCCATATCGCTAAACACAATAGCCTAGAATTAGGGATTAAAGTGCCTACGATCACGCACCGGCTTTTCTCTCTTACCAACGAAAAGGGATACACCTTACAGGCTGATGTGCGTAGAGTCTATGCGTTTCAAATCAGTTACTTGAGGGATTTTTAA
- a CDS encoding ABC transporter ATP-binding protein — MNAINNQVLIEVKDLHSAFGSTIIHRGVSFSVHKGEVMAILGGSGSGKSTLLRCMILLNRPTKGEVLLFGEDIWKLKEREQQKIFNRCGICFQFGALYSSLTVLENVGVMLEQYGTYSKKIVEEISKMWIEKVGLPPRAYHLYPYELSGGMKKRVGIARAMATNPEILFLDEPTSGLDPYSAGKFDELIMTLKESLQLTVVMITHDLDSVHDCVDRFIMLKDGLLEFNGDLKDFIKKAQTQGLDEGNLFNSTRGEKFWKGM, encoded by the coding sequence ATGAACGCTATTAACAATCAAGTCTTAATTGAAGTGAAGGATCTCCATAGTGCTTTTGGGAGCACCATTATCCATAGGGGCGTGAGTTTTAGCGTGCATAAAGGCGAAGTGATGGCGATTTTAGGGGGTTCAGGGAGCGGTAAAAGCACGCTTTTAAGGTGCATGATCTTGCTCAATCGCCCTACAAAGGGGGAAGTGTTGCTTTTTGGGGAAGATATATGGAAACTCAAAGAAAGAGAGCAGCAAAAGATTTTTAACCGCTGCGGGATTTGCTTCCAGTTTGGTGCACTCTATAGCTCTCTAACCGTTTTAGAAAATGTGGGCGTGATGCTAGAGCAATACGGCACTTATTCTAAAAAAATTGTTGAAGAAATTTCTAAAATGTGGATTGAAAAAGTGGGTTTGCCCCCTAGGGCTTACCACCTTTACCCCTATGAATTGAGCGGGGGGATGAAAAAGCGCGTGGGTATAGCAAGGGCCATGGCAACTAATCCGGAAATCTTATTTTTAGATGAGCCAACAAGCGGGCTGGATCCTTATAGCGCGGGCAAATTTGATGAACTCATCATGACACTCAAAGAGAGCTTGCAGCTTACGGTGGTGATGATCACGCATGATTTAGACTCCGTGCATGATTGCGTGGATCGATTTATCATGCTCAAAGACGGGCTATTAGAATTTAATGGGGATTTAAAGGATTTTATTAAAAAGGCTCAAACTCAAGGGCTAGATGAAGGCAATTTATTCAATTCAACACGAGGAGAGAAATTTTGGAAAGGCATGTGA
- a CDS encoding cytochrome-c peroxidase, with translation MKKSVLLGVCLAFSCVYALNDLELIKKARESQLEPMPMGKALKEYQIKKTRDVGIGTKNSEIMTSAQVELGKMLYFDPRISTSYLVSCNTCHNLGLGGVDLVPSAVGSQWKKNPHLLSSPTVYNSVFNDVQFWDGRVTHLNEQAQGPIQSSFEMGADPKVVVEKINSMPGYVKLFRKAYGSKVKIDFKLIADSIAMFEATLITPSRYDDFLRGNPKALSKAEKEGLDLFISKGCVACHNGINLGGTMQPFGVVKPYKFANVGDFKGDKNGLVKVPTLRNITETMPYFHNGQFWDVKDAIKEMGSIQLGIEISDAEAKKIETFFEALKGKKPKILYPELPIMTDKTPKPSF, from the coding sequence ATGAAAAAATCCGTTTTATTGGGCGTTTGCCTGGCTTTTTCTTGCGTTTATGCCTTGAACGATTTAGAATTGATTAAAAAAGCGAGGGAAAGCCAGTTAGAACCCATGCCTATGGGCAAAGCGCTCAAAGAATACCAGATCAAAAAAACCAGAGATGTGGGTATTGGCACCAAAAACAGCGAGATCATGACCTCCGCTCAAGTGGAATTAGGCAAAATGCTCTATTTTGACCCTAGGATTTCCACTTCCTACCTCGTGTCTTGCAACACATGCCATAATCTGGGCTTAGGCGGGGTGGATTTAGTCCCAAGTGCGGTAGGCTCTCAATGGAAGAAAAACCCCCACCTTTTAAGTTCCCCAACGGTGTATAACTCTGTGTTTAACGATGTGCAGTTTTGGGATGGTAGGGTTACGCATTTAAACGAACAAGCGCAAGGGCCGATCCAATCTTCTTTTGAAATGGGTGCTGATCCTAAAGTGGTGGTAGAAAAAATCAATTCCATGCCAGGCTATGTCAAACTCTTTAGAAAAGCTTATGGCTCTAAAGTCAAAATTGATTTTAAATTGATCGCTGATAGTATCGCTATGTTTGAAGCCACGCTTATTACCCCAAGCCGTTACGATGATTTTTTAAGGGGCAATCCTAAAGCGCTCAGTAAAGCCGAAAAAGAGGGGCTGGATTTATTCATTTCTAAAGGCTGTGTGGCTTGCCATAACGGCATCAATCTTGGGGGAACGATGCAGCCTTTTGGGGTGGTCAAACCTTATAAATTCGCTAATGTGGGCGATTTCAAAGGCGATAAAAACGGGCTTGTGAAAGTGCCTACTTTAAGGAATATCACCGAAACGATGCCTTATTTTCATAACGGGCAATTTTGGGATGTCAAGGATGCGATTAAAGAAATGGGCTCTATCCAGTTAGGCATTGAAATCAGCGATGCAGAAGCGAAAAAAATTGAAACTTTCTTTGAAGCCTTAAAGGGTAAAAAACCTAAAATACTCTATCCAGAACTCCCCATAATGACAGACAAAACCCCTAAACCCTCTTTTTGA
- a CDS encoding outer membrane protein, which produces MFKKIIFFGVFLIGGFVIPPLKAMPILHNKTPKKNYQEAHEKLYRSIINRQKLTRKKSGWYFLGGFGAVEAIKDYQGKEMKDWIATLNLKTGVQSFFKKYIGIRGVFAWDLGSGKVNYQSYKDPTNSFFTMLAVGLDVIMEFPLGSYKHYLGAFGGARGALVVYTDKQNFKFFKHSVVSGGLAINGGVMLTLFLRHRIELGFKILPTARLLSSSKRFETSPLFYAAYSYKF; this is translated from the coding sequence ATGTTTAAAAAAATCATTTTTTTTGGCGTTTTCTTAATAGGGGGATTTGTTATTCCGCCCCTTAAAGCCATGCCTATTTTGCATAATAAAACCCCTAAAAAAAATTACCAAGAAGCCCATGAAAAGCTCTATAGAAGCATCATTAACCGCCAAAAGCTCACGCGCAAAAAAAGCGGGTGGTATTTTTTAGGAGGGTTTGGCGCTGTAGAGGCCATTAAGGACTATCAAGGCAAGGAAATGAAAGATTGGATTGCAACGCTCAATTTAAAAACCGGCGTGCAAAGTTTTTTTAAAAAATATATTGGGATCAGGGGGGTTTTTGCATGGGATCTTGGGTCAGGAAAAGTGAATTACCAAAGCTATAAAGATCCTACCAACTCTTTTTTTACCATGCTTGCGGTGGGTTTGGATGTGATCATGGAATTTCCTCTAGGGAGTTATAAGCATTATTTAGGGGCGTTTGGGGGAGCTAGAGGGGCTTTAGTCGTTTATACAGACAAGCAAAATTTCAAGTTTTTTAAACATTCGGTGGTTTCAGGGGGCTTGGCGATTAATGGGGGGGTTATGCTCACGCTTTTTTTAAGACACCGCATTGAATTAGGGTTTAAAATCTTACCCACCGCCAGATTGCTTTCTAGCTCCAAACGCTTTGAGACTTCGCCCTTATTTTATGCGGCATACAGCTATAAATTTTAA
- the ilvE gene encoding branched-chain-amino-acid transaminase produces MANLENLDWKNLGFSYIKTDFRFIASYKNGSWSHGELVSENALQISEGSPVLHYGQACFEGLKAYRSQKGKALLFRPLENAKRLQTSCERLLMPKVSEELFLRACTEVIKANQKWLAPYKSGASLYLRPFVIGVGDNLGVKPANEYLFIVFCAPVGAYFKGGIEKGGARFITTIFDRAAPKGTGGVKVGGNYAASLLAHKMATEQGYDDCIYLDPATHTKIEEVGAANFFGITHDNAFITPHSPSILPSITKKSLMVLAKEYLNLNIEEREILMDELGTFKEAGACGTAAIITPIKEITHNNKSYFFEAPGHITKQLYDLLLSIQQGEQEAPKDWIFEVG; encoded by the coding sequence ATGGCAAATTTAGAAAATTTAGACTGGAAAAATCTAGGCTTTAGTTACATTAAAACGGATTTTCGCTTCATCGCTAGTTATAAAAACGGCTCTTGGTCGCATGGCGAATTGGTTAGCGAAAATGCATTACAAATCAGCGAAGGATCGCCGGTCTTGCACTACGGGCAGGCTTGTTTTGAAGGCTTGAAGGCTTACCGCTCTCAAAAGGGGAAGGCTTTACTCTTCCGCCCTTTAGAAAACGCCAAACGCTTGCAAACTTCATGCGAAAGACTGCTCATGCCTAAAGTGAGCGAAGAGCTGTTTTTAAGGGCATGCACTGAAGTAATAAAAGCGAATCAAAAATGGCTCGCTCCTTATAAAAGCGGGGCGAGTTTGTATTTGCGCCCTTTTGTCATAGGCGTAGGGGATAATTTGGGGGTGAAGCCGGCTAATGAATACCTTTTTATCGTGTTTTGCGCGCCTGTGGGGGCGTATTTTAAGGGGGGTATAGAAAAAGGAGGGGCTAGGTTTATCACTACGATTTTTGATAGGGCCGCGCCTAAAGGCACCGGTGGGGTGAAAGTGGGAGGGAATTATGCTGCAAGCCTGTTAGCCCATAAAATGGCCACAGAGCAAGGCTATGATGATTGCATTTATTTAGATCCTGCCACGCACACTAAGATTGAAGAAGTGGGGGCGGCGAATTTTTTTGGCATCACGCATGATAACGCCTTTATCACCCCGCATTCGCCAAGCATTCTGCCAAGCATTACCAAAAAAAGCTTGATGGTTTTGGCTAAAGAATATTTGAACCTCAACATAGAAGAGAGGGAAATCCTAATGGATGAGTTGGGCACGTTTAAAGAAGCTGGAGCGTGCGGGACAGCTGCAATCATTACGCCCATTAAAGAAATCACGCACAATAACAAGTCTTATTTTTTTGAAGCGCCGGGCCATATTACTAAACAACTCTATGACTTGCTTTTATCCATCCAGCAAGGCGAACAAGAAGCCCCCAAAGATTGGATTTTTGAAGTTGGCTAA
- a CDS encoding META domain-containing protein, whose product MNLRLAGASVLTACVFSGCFFLKMFDKKLSSNDWHIQKVEMNHQVYDIETMLADSAFREHEEEQDSSLNTALPEDKTAIEAKEQEQKEKRKHWYELFKKKPKPKSSMGEFVFDQKENRIYGKGYCNRYFASYVWQGDRHIGIEDSGISRKVCKDEHLMAFELEFMENFKGNFTVTKGKDTLILDNQKMKIYLKTP is encoded by the coding sequence TTGAATTTACGATTGGCTGGAGCAAGCGTTTTAACGGCTTGTGTCTTTTCGGGGTGTTTTTTTTTAAAAATGTTTGACAAAAAACTTTCTAGTAACGATTGGCATATCCAAAAAGTAGAAATGAACCATCAAGTCTATGACATTGAAACCATGCTCGCTGATAGCGCTTTTAGAGAGCATGAAGAAGAGCAAGATTCCTCTCTAAATACCGCTTTGCCTGAAGATAAAACAGCGATTGAAGCCAAAGAGCAGGAGCAAAAAGAAAAAAGAAAACACTGGTATGAGCTTTTTAAAAAGAAGCCCAAGCCTAAAAGCTCTATGGGAGAGTTTGTGTTTGATCAAAAAGAAAATCGTATTTATGGCAAAGGCTATTGCAACCGGTATTTTGCCAGCTATGTATGGCAAGGCGATAGGCACATTGGGATTGAAGATAGCGGGATTTCAAGAAAAGTGTGTAAAGATGAGCATTTGATGGCGTTTGAATTGGAATTTATGGAGAATTTTAAGGGTAATTTTACGGTAACTAAGGGCAAAGACACGCTTATTTTAGACAACCAAAAAATGAAAATTTATTTGAAAACGCCTTGA
- the dnaE gene encoding DNA polymerase III subunit alpha, which produces MKENKAFTHLHLHTEYSLLDGANKIKILAKRIKELGMKSVSVTDHGNMFGAIDFYTSMKKEGIKPIIGMEAYIHNDDNLSSKETKQRFHLCLFAKNQEGYENLMFLSSMAYLEGFYYFPRINKKLLREHSKGIIASSACLQGEVNYHLNTHNERNRKYGAKGYDEAKKIACEYQEIFEDDFYLEIMRHGILDQRFIDEQVIKMSLETGLKIIATNDTHYTMPNDAKAQEVAMCVAMGKTLNDKGRLKHSVHEFYIKSPEEMAKLFADIPEALENTQEIADKCVLEIDLKDDKKNPPTPPSFKFTKVYAKEEGLSFEDDASYFAHKAREGLKERLILVPKEKHDQYQERLEKEIEVITSMKFPGYMLIVWDFIRYAKEMGIPVGPGRGSAAGSLVAFALKITDIDPLKYDLLFERFLNPERISMPDIDTDFCQRRRKEIIEYMIEKYGKYNVAQVITFNKMLAKGVIRDVARVLDMPYKEADDFAKLIPNRLGITLKGYEKNGEFIEGAWELEPKIKELVESNDTARQVWEYSLNLENLNRNAGVHAAALVVDSQKELWHKTPLFASEKTGGIVTQYSMKYLEPVDLIKFDFLGLKTLTVIDDALKIIKTQHNIDVDFLSLDMDDPKVYKTIQSGDTVGIFQIESGMFQGLNKRLRPSSFEDIIAIIALGRPGPMESGMVDDFVNRKHGVEPIAYAFKELEPILKPTYGTIVYQEQVMQIVQTIGGFSLGEADLIRRAMGKKDAQIMADNKAKFVEGAKNLGHDGQKAANLWDLIVKFAGYGFNKSHSAAYAMITFQTAYLKTYYKHEFMAAMLTSESNKIESVARYIDEVRALEIEVMPPHINSSMQDFSVAEFKDQKGEPEKKIVFGLGAIKGVGGEPIKNIIEERAKGDYKSLEDFISRVDFSKLTKKSLEPLVKSGSLDNLGYTRKTMLANLDLICDAGRAKDKANEMMQGGNSLFGAMGGGIKEQVILDMIDLGEHDAKTLLECEYETLGIHVSGNPLDEFKEEIKGFKNLVKSIDIEELEIGSQAYLLGKIMEVKKKIGKRSGKPYGTADILDRYGKFELMLFEKQLSALEELDINKPLVFKCKIEEQEEVARLRLFEILDLESAREVKIPKARYKDPEKQKEDVREIPPMEILASSSCSLAIVLENDVKKEFLRQIKESALKHQGKRPLYLIIKDKDKQFKIQSDLMVNEKIKDDFKELEWRDLA; this is translated from the coding sequence ATGAAAGAGAATAAAGCTTTTACGCATTTGCACTTGCACACAGAATATTCGCTTTTAGACGGGGCGAACAAGATTAAAATCTTAGCCAAGCGCATTAAAGAATTGGGCATGAAAAGCGTGAGCGTAACTGATCATGGGAACATGTTTGGAGCGATTGATTTTTATACGAGCATGAAGAAAGAAGGCATTAAGCCTATCATCGGCATGGAAGCGTATATCCATAATGATGACAACCTTTCTAGCAAAGAGACCAAGCAGCGTTTCCATTTGTGCCTGTTCGCTAAAAACCAAGAGGGCTATGAAAATTTGATGTTCTTAAGCTCTATGGCGTATTTAGAGGGGTTTTATTACTTCCCGCGCATCAATAAAAAGCTTCTAAGGGAGCATTCTAAGGGCATTATCGCTTCTAGCGCGTGCTTGCAAGGGGAAGTCAATTACCATTTGAATACTCATAATGAGAGAAACCGCAAGTATGGGGCTAAAGGCTATGATGAAGCCAAAAAAATCGCTTGCGAATACCAAGAGATTTTTGAAGACGACTTTTATTTAGAAATCATGCGCCATGGCATTTTAGATCAGCGATTCATTGATGAGCAGGTCATTAAAATGTCTTTAGAAACAGGGTTAAAAATCATTGCCACCAACGACACCCACTACACCATGCCTAATGATGCCAAAGCTCAAGAAGTGGCGATGTGCGTAGCGATGGGTAAAACCCTAAACGATAAGGGGCGCTTGAAACATTCCGTGCATGAGTTTTATATTAAGTCCCCTGAAGAAATGGCAAAGCTCTTTGCAGATATTCCAGAAGCTTTAGAAAACACCCAAGAAATCGCTGATAAATGCGTTTTAGAGATTGATTTAAAAGACGATAAAAAGAACCCCCCAACCCCCCCAAGCTTCAAATTCACTAAAGTTTACGCTAAAGAAGAGGGGCTGAGTTTTGAAGATGACGCTTCTTATTTTGCCCATAAGGCTAGAGAGGGCTTGAAAGAGCGCTTAATCTTAGTACCAAAAGAAAAGCATGATCAATACCAAGAACGCTTAGAAAAAGAAATTGAAGTCATTACGAGCATGAAATTCCCAGGGTATATGCTGATCGTGTGGGATTTTATCCGTTACGCTAAAGAAATGGGCATTCCTGTGGGGCCTGGTAGGGGGAGCGCGGCCGGGAGCTTGGTGGCTTTTGCTTTAAAAATCACGGATATTGACCCTTTGAAATACGATTTGCTCTTTGAAAGGTTTTTAAACCCTGAAAGAATCAGCATGCCTGATATTGATACGGATTTTTGCCAGCGCCGGCGTAAAGAAATCATAGAATACATGATTGAAAAATACGGCAAATACAATGTGGCTCAGGTCATCACCTTTAATAAGATGTTGGCTAAAGGCGTGATCAGAGATGTCGCAAGGGTTTTAGACATGCCTTATAAGGAGGCGGATGATTTTGCCAAACTCATCCCTAATCGCTTAGGTATCACGCTTAAGGGCTATGAAAAAAATGGCGAGTTCATAGAGGGAGCGTGGGAATTAGAGCCTAAAATCAAGGAATTAGTAGAGAGCAATGACACCGCCAGACAAGTGTGGGAGTATTCGCTCAATTTAGAGAATTTAAACCGCAACGCAGGCGTGCATGCCGCAGCTTTAGTGGTGGATAGCCAAAAAGAGTTGTGGCACAAAACCCCTTTGTTTGCCTCTGAAAAGACCGGCGGTATCGTTACGCAGTATTCCATGAAGTATTTAGAGCCGGTGGATTTGATCAAGTTTGACTTCTTGGGGCTTAAAACCTTGACCGTGATTGATGATGCGCTTAAAATCATTAAAACGCAGCATAACATTGATGTGGATTTTTTATCGCTGGATATGGACGATCCGAAAGTGTATAAAACGATCCAAAGCGGGGATACGGTGGGGATCTTCCAGATTGAATCCGGAATGTTTCAAGGGCTTAACAAGCGCTTAAGGCCTTCAAGCTTTGAAGACATTATCGCCATTATCGCGCTAGGCAGACCGGGACCTATGGAATCAGGCATGGTAGATGATTTTGTCAATAGAAAGCATGGCGTTGAGCCTATCGCTTATGCGTTTAAAGAATTAGAGCCGATTTTAAAGCCCACTTACGGCACGATCGTCTATCAGGAGCAAGTGATGCAAATCGTGCAAACTATCGGTGGTTTCAGTTTGGGTGAAGCGGATCTCATCCGTCGCGCTATGGGGAAAAAAGACGCTCAAATCATGGCGGACAATAAGGCTAAGTTTGTAGAAGGCGCTAAAAATTTAGGGCATGATGGCCAAAAGGCGGCTAATTTGTGGGATTTGATCGTTAAATTTGCCGGCTATGGTTTCAACAAATCGCATTCAGCCGCTTATGCGATGATCACTTTCCAAACGGCGTATTTAAAGACTTATTACAAGCATGAGTTCATGGCAGCGATGCTCACTAGCGAATCCAATAAGATCGAATCCGTGGCGCGCTATATTGATGAGGTCAGGGCTTTAGAAATTGAAGTGATGCCTCCGCACATCAATTCTTCCATGCAAGATTTCAGCGTGGCGGAGTTTAAAGATCAAAAGGGCGAGCCAGAAAAGAAAATCGTGTTTGGTTTAGGAGCGATCAAAGGGGTTGGGGGTGAGCCGATTAAAAACATCATTGAAGAAAGGGCTAAAGGGGATTATAAGAGTTTAGAAGATTTCATTTCACGGGTGGATTTTTCTAAACTCACTAAAAAATCTTTAGAGCCATTAGTGAAATCAGGGAGCTTGGATAATTTAGGCTACACTAGAAAAACCATGCTCGCTAACTTGGATTTGATCTGTGATGCCGGGCGCGCTAAAGACAAAGCTAATGAAATGATGCAAGGGGGTAACTCCCTTTTTGGAGCCATGGGGGGCGGAATTAAAGAGCAGGTTATTTTAGACATGATTGATTTGGGCGAGCATGACGCTAAAACGCTTTTAGAATGCGAATACGAGACTTTAGGAATCCATGTTTCAGGCAATCCCTTAGACGAGTTTAAAGAAGAAATTAAGGGCTTTAAAAATTTAGTCAAAAGCATTGATATTGAAGAATTAGAAATCGGCTCGCAAGCTTATTTGCTGGGTAAAATCATGGAGGTTAAAAAGAAAATTGGCAAACGAAGCGGTAAGCCTTATGGCACAGCGGACATTTTAGACAGATACGGCAAGTTTGAACTCATGCTGTTTGAAAAGCAATTGAGTGCTTTAGAAGAGTTGGATATTAATAAGCCTTTAGTGTTTAAATGCAAGATTGAAGAGCAAGAAGAAGTCGCGCGATTAAGGCTTTTTGAAATCTTGGATTTAGAGAGCGCTAGAGAGGTTAAAATCCCTAAAGCCCGCTATAAAGACCCTGAAAAGCAAAAAGAAGACGTGCGCGAAATCCCCCCCATGGAAATACTCGCCTCCAGCTCTTGCTCTTTAGCGATCGTGTTAGAAAACGATGTGAAAAAAGAGTTTTTAAGACAAATCAAAGAGAGCGCTCTAAAACACCAGGGCAAACGCCCCTTGTATTTGATCATCAAAGATAAGGATAAGCAATTCAAAATCCAAAGCGATCTAATGGTAAATGAAAAGATTAAGGATGATTTTAAAGAATTAGAGTGGAGGGATTTAGCTTGA
- a CDS encoding MlaD family protein, which translates to MERHVNYTLIGGLFFLCLVCMVGFILWLGHLGLDDGKYYEYVVYTDKDLGGIATNSPINYKGIQVGNVIKVGFAKDKVGVVRLDLMIKSSVKIRKDSKVAVSSRGFMGLKFLALEQSHNEEFYGSGDKGERILIFKEGLMDRLSGDANQVVQEVMKAIRNVNRILDDENVEKFKHILASVDDLIANLDSRKTQFDSLISNANNLVSNVNNVALDVDKRLKQGQYDFKAMFTPLIMQAQLSLRNIDNFVEKGSALIDKFDANPYKTIFGERK; encoded by the coding sequence TTGGAAAGGCATGTGAATTACACTTTAATCGGCGGGCTCTTCTTTTTATGCTTGGTTTGCATGGTGGGTTTTATTTTATGGCTAGGCCATTTGGGCTTAGATGACGGAAAGTATTATGAATACGTGGTCTATACGGACAAAGACTTGGGAGGCATTGCGACCAACTCGCCCATTAATTACAAAGGGATTCAAGTGGGTAATGTCATCAAAGTGGGTTTTGCAAAGGATAAAGTGGGGGTGGTCCGTTTGGATTTGATGATTAAATCCAGCGTTAAGATCCGCAAAGACTCCAAAGTGGCGGTTTCTTCTAGAGGGTTTATGGGGTTAAAATTTTTAGCCTTAGAGCAAAGCCACAATGAAGAATTTTATGGTAGTGGCGATAAGGGGGAGCGGATTTTAATCTTTAAAGAAGGGCTTATGGATCGCTTGAGCGGTGATGCTAATCAAGTGGTGCAAGAAGTGATGAAAGCGATTAGGAATGTGAATAGGATTTTAGACGATGAAAATGTGGAGAAATTCAAGCACATTCTCGCTTCAGTAGATGATCTCATCGCTAACTTGGATTCAAGAAAGACTCAATTTGATTCGCTAATCAGCAACGCTAACAACCTTGTTTCTAATGTCAATAACGTGGCTTTAGATGTGGATAAGCGCCTAAAACAAGGGCAATACGACTTTAAAGCGATGTTTACTCCCTTAATCATGCAAGCGCAGTTGAGCTTAAGAAACATTGATAATTTTGTGGAAAAAGGCTCTGCTTTGATAGACAAATTTGACGCTAACCCCTATAAAACGATTTTTGGAGAAAGGAAATAA